From Prochlorococcus sp. MIT 1223, the proteins below share one genomic window:
- a CDS encoding thermonuclease family protein — MKRIAIIPVFLILIACSKPLAKESVVIKDCYDGDTCTTITGEKIRLACIDTPELKEKRADPIPAKAARDYLNGLVAGETLDIRRITKDRYGRTVAELSIDGMNIQEHLVDKGLATIYERYASQCDWSKQNK; from the coding sequence TTGAAAAGAATAGCAATTATACCGGTATTTTTAATATTGATAGCGTGCTCAAAGCCTCTAGCCAAAGAGAGTGTAGTTATTAAAGATTGCTATGACGGAGATACCTGCACCACAATCACTGGAGAAAAGATCAGACTTGCTTGTATCGATACTCCAGAGCTTAAAGAAAAAAGGGCAGATCCAATCCCAGCCAAAGCAGCTAGAGATTATCTCAATGGTTTAGTAGCTGGAGAAACACTCGACATTCGACGCATTACCAAAGACCGCTACGGAAGAACAGTGGCTGAACTATCTATAGATGGAATGAATATTCAAGAACATTTAGTTGATAAAGGCTTAGCAACCATCTATGAAAGATATGCAAGTCAATGCGACTGGTCAAAGCAAAATAAATGA
- a CDS encoding serine hydrolase domain-containing protein, whose product MTINKWAVKVLTVASSGFFLLIIAKSITAKPTFLTNLSNRRLQNSIESLRQEMDIPGASIAVIDDGEISWAKGFGIADKITQREVTTSTLFTANSITKVQTSLAVVKLLADKGIALDEPVNRYLKSWKIPENQFTAKVPVTFRMLLNHTAALTSPYPDGCCGPKEILPTVKQFLNGKPPATNPPVTVTNVPGEKFAYCNGCYSVLQPAIEDVGDKPFKRLMNELVIQPAKMMNSTFDDEFFLEDSSTIAIPYDSDGSVHKKAPMRSTILSPGLLWTTATDLSLFNLAFTRALRGEGTLINQKLAEALIIPSSTPTRSLGFFIVNKNAQEDSKGDYISHSGSNIGYLSLSIISKDGKKGAVILINKGPNPFTTTAIPEYSFITDSLKLISKYNRWD is encoded by the coding sequence ATGACCATTAATAAATGGGCAGTAAAAGTATTAACCGTGGCCAGCTCAGGTTTTTTCTTACTGATCATTGCTAAATCAATTACTGCCAAACCAACCTTTCTAACAAACCTGTCAAATCGCAGACTTCAAAATTCAATCGAATCACTACGACAAGAGATGGATATCCCTGGCGCCTCAATCGCAGTAATTGATGACGGGGAGATATCCTGGGCAAAGGGTTTCGGGATAGCCGATAAAATTACTCAACGTGAGGTAACAACGTCTACCTTGTTTACCGCTAATTCAATCACCAAAGTACAAACATCTCTAGCCGTAGTAAAACTACTAGCTGATAAAGGAATCGCGTTAGATGAACCAGTAAACCGTTATCTTAAAAGCTGGAAAATCCCAGAGAATCAATTCACAGCAAAAGTGCCAGTTACTTTTAGGATGCTACTGAATCATACTGCGGCACTTACCTCACCTTATCCAGACGGTTGCTGTGGTCCTAAAGAAATTTTGCCGACGGTAAAGCAGTTTTTAAATGGTAAACCGCCTGCAACGAATCCCCCAGTAACGGTAACCAACGTACCAGGAGAAAAGTTTGCATACTGCAATGGCTGTTACTCAGTGCTTCAGCCTGCTATTGAAGACGTCGGCGACAAACCTTTCAAAAGATTAATGAACGAGTTAGTGATACAACCTGCAAAAATGATGAATAGTACTTTTGACGACGAGTTCTTCCTAGAAGACTCCTCAACGATAGCCATTCCTTACGACAGCGATGGCAGTGTGCATAAAAAAGCCCCAATGCGCAGTACTATCCTCTCCCCAGGTCTACTCTGGACAACAGCGACCGATCTGTCTCTCTTCAATTTAGCCTTCACCCGTGCACTCAGAGGAGAAGGTACTCTAATTAATCAAAAACTAGCTGAAGCTTTAATTATTCCGAGTTCAACGCCGACACGCAGCCTAGGATTTTTTATTGTTAATAAAAATGCTCAGGAGGATTCAAAGGGTGACTATATTTCTCACAGTGGCTCGAATATTGGTTATCTCTCACTTTCTATCATCAGCAAAGACGGTAAGAAGGGTGCTGTAATTTTGATCAACAAAGGACCAAATCCTTTCACAACAACTGCAATACCTGAATATTCCTTTATCACAGACAGTTTGAAGTTGATCAGTAAATACAATCGTTGGGATTAG